The uncultured Cohaesibacter sp. genome segment CGGCCTCTTCAAGGAATTTCATCTTGCGGGTCAAGCGGTCAATCAGATCCCACTGACGCGAGACCATGTCAGACAATTCCTCAACCGTCTTCGTTTGATGGGCGAG includes the following:
- a CDS encoding SlyX family protein; this translates as MSHPLEERVVDLEIQLAHQTKTVEELSDMVSRQWDLIDRLTRKMKFLEEAVVELEDNVGPAANQKPPHY